From a single Hymenobacter sp. YIM 151500-1 genomic region:
- a CDS encoding DUF6122 family protein, whose amino-acid sequence MEVFTVLSLPVFRLILCIAAGLLLVGCRSSAIVPMFSAAAWSHPLRPALRVDTATADTAHEPPTPPRRVKTQVRPPVAGTPDLAPRKQELASEPRRYATATTGDTASSSTQPVAPRKPRQQSSPKFLSAQTLVHYSLHFVFPVVLALVFFSVMWQTAYLIMLATMLIDLDHLLAKPIFDPLRCSVGYHPLHSFYAIPVYMALLLLPATRIVAVGLLFHLVTDTVDCLWNFSHCRECYLNSRLYALRNRVRKLLGREAVE is encoded by the coding sequence ATGGAAGTGTTCACCGTGCTTTCGTTGCCTGTTTTCCGCCTCATTTTATGCATCGCCGCCGGCCTGCTATTGGTCGGTTGCCGGTCATCCGCTATAGTCCCTATGTTTTCAGCCGCCGCCTGGTCCCATCCCTTGCGGCCGGCACTGCGCGTCGACACGGCAACGGCCGACACTGCCCATGAGCCCCCCACTCCGCCGAGACGGGTAAAAACGCAAGTGCGGCCTCCGGTCGCGGGCACGCCGGACCTCGCGCCCAGGAAGCAAGAGTTGGCGAGCGAGCCTCGCAGGTATGCAACAGCAACCACCGGGGACACCGCGAGCAGCAGCACCCAGCCAGTGGCTCCGCGCAAGCCGCGCCAGCAATCCTCGCCCAAGTTCTTAAGCGCCCAAACGCTGGTGCATTACAGCCTGCACTTTGTGTTCCCGGTCGTGTTGGCGCTGGTATTTTTTTCCGTGATGTGGCAGACCGCTTACCTTATTATGCTGGCCACAATGCTTATTGACCTGGACCACCTGCTGGCCAAACCCATCTTCGACCCGCTACGCTGTAGCGTGGGATATCACCCACTGCACTCTTTTTACGCCATCCCGGTGTATATGGCGCTGCTTCTGCTGCCAGCAACGCGAATTGTTGCCGTGGGCCTGCTGTTCCACTTGGTCACGGACACGGTAGACTGCCTGTGGAACTTCAGCCACTGCCGCGAGTGCTACCTCAACTCCCGTCTGTATGCTTTGCGCAACCGGGTGCGAAAGCTACTAGGCCGTGAGGCGGTCGAGTAG
- a CDS encoding DUF305 domain-containing protein, whose protein sequence is MKRLFHLPLLASLLLLSLLGASCKKDHGSMNMDSPYMKIMMDMMTQMDAQPKTQDPDHDFAAQMVLHHDAAIKMAQEELRSGTNQEMKTTAQSIITKQQAEITQFNSFLSGHQAQQPAVPAFNQAQKTNMDKMMQASEARNLRNQADYDFAQLMVDHHQAAIDNSQALLQYGRNTTTRTMAQAIIDDQRQEIAALQDWLARNR, encoded by the coding sequence ATGAAACGACTCTTCCACCTTCCCCTCCTGGCTTCCTTGCTACTGCTAAGCCTGCTTGGTGCGTCTTGCAAAAAAGACCACGGTTCCATGAACATGGACAGTCCCTACATGAAAATCATGATGGACATGATGACCCAGATGGACGCCCAGCCGAAAACCCAGGACCCCGACCACGACTTTGCCGCTCAAATGGTGCTGCACCACGACGCCGCCATCAAAATGGCCCAGGAAGAGCTACGAAGCGGCACTAATCAAGAGATGAAAACCACCGCGCAGAGCATCATCACCAAGCAGCAAGCCGAAATCACCCAGTTCAACAGCTTCCTGAGCGGCCACCAGGCTCAGCAGCCGGCCGTGCCGGCTTTCAACCAGGCCCAGAAAACCAACATGGACAAGATGATGCAAGCCAGTGAGGCCCGTAACCTGCGCAACCAAGCCGACTACGACTTTGCCCAGCTCATGGTAGACCACCACCAAGCCGCCATCGACAATTCTCAGGCATTACTGCAATACGGCCGCAACACCACTACCCGCACCATGGCCCAGGCTATCATTGACGACCAGCGCCAGGAAATCGCCGCCTTACAAGACTGGCTGGCCCGCAACCGCTAA
- a CDS encoding DUF3846 domain-containing protein, which translates to MPATATTYQPHLLDPHSAEPQPIRPRNGHSFKLAELYELLDCQTVDVVRLSKDLILIIDDEGKFRNPAYLNLLATYLWYQYQPDARGVDSIVGRVILCHDKQFR; encoded by the coding sequence ATGCCCGCAACCGCTACGACATACCAACCCCACCTGCTCGACCCGCACAGCGCCGAGCCTCAACCCATCCGTCCCCGCAACGGCCACAGCTTTAAGCTGGCCGAGCTGTACGAACTGCTCGACTGCCAAACGGTGGACGTGGTGCGCCTTTCCAAAGACCTCATTCTGATAATCGACGACGAAGGCAAATTCCGTAACCCGGCTTACCTGAATCTGCTGGCTACTTATCTGTGGTACCAGTACCAACCCGACGCCCGCGGCGTGGACAGCATTGTGGGCCGCGTCATTCTCTGCCACGACAAGCAATTCCGCTAA
- a CDS encoding IS110 family RNA-guided transposase, which translates to MASPAAAAPLKYVVGIDIAKDTFVACFGRIEASQQLRFGKEATFDNTLAGFTALLAWTGQQRTAAAPLWFVVEATGVYYEELAYFLADNTQALSVLLPNKVKHFAHSTEQKSKTDQLDARLLCRLGLERVLPAWQPPTPALRQLRVLARERQSLTQQAAKLKLQRHAYQHSYRPDARTLARLADHLQLLARQVRAVDQDLKALLETEPDLARRLAHVTSIPGMGLTSAILVVAETNGFALIENERQLASYAGLDVVQHQSGLAARAARISRRGNVRLRTALYLPALSSLRCNPQQKAFYTQLRARQPNGKPGVIAVMRKLLLLCYSLWTNDRPYDPQYRLAPPAEKEVAPATEAVEATQDEPQKVLLQDTQR; encoded by the coding sequence ATGGCCTCGCCTGCTGCTGCCGCCCCGCTCAAATACGTCGTGGGCATTGACATTGCCAAAGACACGTTCGTGGCCTGCTTCGGCCGCATCGAGGCCAGCCAGCAGTTGCGCTTCGGCAAAGAAGCCACCTTCGACAACACGCTGGCCGGCTTTACCGCCTTGCTGGCGTGGACGGGCCAGCAGCGGACGGCTGCCGCCCCGCTCTGGTTCGTGGTCGAGGCCACGGGCGTGTATTACGAGGAGCTGGCCTATTTTCTGGCCGATAACACCCAGGCGCTGAGCGTGCTGTTGCCCAACAAAGTCAAGCACTTCGCCCACAGTACTGAGCAAAAAAGCAAGACCGACCAGCTCGACGCCCGCTTGCTCTGCCGCCTGGGCCTGGAACGGGTCTTGCCCGCTTGGCAGCCGCCCACGCCCGCCCTGCGCCAGCTGCGGGTCCTGGCCCGCGAACGGCAGAGCCTGACGCAGCAGGCGGCCAAACTCAAGCTGCAGCGCCACGCCTACCAGCACAGCTACCGGCCCGACGCCCGCACCCTGGCACGCCTGGCCGACCACTTGCAGCTGCTGGCGCGCCAGGTCCGCGCCGTCGACCAGGACCTGAAGGCCCTGCTGGAAACCGAGCCGGACCTGGCCCGCAGGCTGGCGCATGTGACCAGCATCCCCGGCATGGGCCTGACGTCGGCCATCCTCGTAGTGGCCGAAACCAACGGCTTCGCCCTCATCGAGAACGAGCGGCAGCTTGCCTCCTACGCCGGCCTGGACGTGGTGCAGCACCAAAGCGGGCTGGCGGCGCGGGCCGCCCGCATTTCCCGGCGGGGCAACGTGCGCCTGCGCACGGCTCTTTACCTACCCGCCCTGAGCAGCCTGCGCTGCAATCCCCAGCAGAAGGCCTTCTATACCCAGTTGCGGGCCCGCCAGCCCAACGGCAAGCCGGGCGTGATTGCCGTTATGCGCAAGCTCTTGCTGCTCTGTTATTCGCTCTGGACGAATGACCGGCCCTACGACCCGCAGTATCGCCTGGCCCCGCCCGCTGAAAAAGAAGTAGCCCCGGCTACCGAAGCAGTCGAGGCTACGCAGGATGAACCCCAAAAGGTTCTCCTTCAGGACACCCAAAGATAA
- a CDS encoding SLOG family protein — protein sequence MDNVQKEATTESGLAVAVVGSRSVQGGPTAKRLACYLAHLRPALVISGGAAGADQLAASWARANGVPLLELRPDYAAHGAGAPHVRNAEIVRRADLVLVLWDGQSRGTLSAARAAARLGRRCEWLLHAPPAGPAGGLEL from the coding sequence ATGGATAATGTACAAAAAGAGGCAACCACAGAGAGTGGACTGGCAGTGGCGGTAGTAGGTAGCCGGAGCGTGCAGGGTGGCCCTACGGCTAAGCGCCTAGCTTGCTACCTAGCGCACCTGCGGCCGGCGCTGGTGATAAGCGGGGGCGCGGCGGGAGCCGACCAACTAGCGGCCAGCTGGGCGCGAGCCAACGGGGTGCCGCTGCTGGAACTGCGGCCCGACTACGCTGCCCACGGTGCCGGCGCGCCTCATGTGCGCAATGCGGAAATAGTGCGCCGGGCCGACCTTGTACTGGTGCTGTGGGACGGGCAAAGCCGGGGCACGCTGAGCGCCGCCCGCGCCGCCGCCCGGCTGGGCCGCCGCTGCGAGTGGCTGCTACACGCCCCGCCCGCCGGGCCAGCCGGTGGCCTGGAACTGTGA
- a CDS encoding M15 family metallopeptidase produces MFRSTLSPSRLPPELTPKQAAVQAVRLAQAVPALAAAYDEALRRWLSDPTLRLVGRPIVTECFRSVERQNELYAQGRTRPGIIVTYKRGGESKHNLSPTPALDVAFLLADRSVSWSGLLLSKFARLMKAADTRVVWGGDWAAFKDRPHFELLTAQKGGPGRG; encoded by the coding sequence ATGTTTCGCTCCACTCTCTCACCTTCAAGATTGCCGCCGGAGCTGACGCCGAAGCAGGCGGCGGTACAAGCCGTGCGGTTGGCACAGGCGGTTCCGGCGCTGGCGGCGGCTTATGATGAGGCATTGCGGCGTTGGCTATCGGACCCTACGTTGCGGCTAGTGGGGCGGCCGATAGTGACGGAGTGCTTTCGCTCGGTGGAGCGCCAGAACGAGTTGTACGCGCAGGGGCGTACCCGGCCAGGCATTATTGTGACCTACAAGCGGGGTGGTGAGTCCAAGCATAACCTCTCTCCTACCCCGGCGCTGGACGTAGCCTTTCTGCTGGCGGATAGGTCGGTGTCGTGGTCGGGGCTCTTACTGAGCAAGTTTGCGCGGTTGATGAAGGCGGCCGATACGCGGGTGGTGTGGGGCGGGGATTGGGCCGCGTTCAAAGACCGGCCCCACTTCGAGCTGCTGACCGCGCAGAAAGGAGGGCCGGGCCGTGGCTAA
- a CDS encoding TlpA family protein disulfide reductase, translating into MKVSGLLRRGFGPALYVLVPLTLYLTGWHTEVLGCAQQALLATGLFQPQLAPASTQPQADYSLPLRTLDGRLTTLAELRGQPILLNLWATWCPPCVAEMPGLQRLHDKLRGQKIALVLLSMDENPEKARRFAVRRGFTMPIYTLAGDVPAVFNTESIPTTYIISPTGTIVARHEGMANYNSPEMLQFLQQLAR; encoded by the coding sequence ATGAAAGTATCCGGTTTGCTGCGGCGCGGGTTTGGCCCCGCCCTCTACGTCCTCGTTCCCCTCACGCTCTACCTCACAGGCTGGCACACCGAAGTGCTGGGCTGCGCCCAGCAGGCACTACTGGCCACCGGGCTGTTTCAGCCGCAGCTGGCCCCTGCCTCCACGCAACCACAGGCCGACTACAGCTTGCCCCTGCGCACCCTCGATGGCCGCCTGACCACACTGGCCGAACTGCGCGGCCAGCCCATCCTGCTCAACCTCTGGGCCACTTGGTGCCCGCCCTGCGTGGCCGAAATGCCCGGCCTGCAACGCCTGCACGACAAGTTACGGGGCCAGAAAATAGCGTTGGTTCTGTTATCGATGGACGAAAATCCCGAGAAAGCCCGCCGCTTCGCGGTCCGCCGCGGCTTCACTATGCCCATCTACACCCTGGCCGGCGACGTGCCCGCCGTGTTCAACACCGAATCTATTCCCACCACATATATCATTTCACCCACTGGCACTATTGTGGCCCGCCACGAGGGCATGGCTAACTACAACAGTCCGGAAATGCTACAGTTTCTGCAACAACTGGCCCGTTAG
- a CDS encoding PD-(D/E)XK nuclease-like domain-containing protein produces the protein MFSNLQAHPGLTQAQHRALPHVSNTDLSTLKAELLGQLRTPNPQALTFGASFHEAVLEPHQYAAPQLPPAQLRLLDGLAAAVRRHRYCRDLLYRGTPELTHTATHQETGLTVKIRPDLLLTTPRLGRRVLVDFKTTSCQDYARFVATVEQYDYDRQAAFYSDVLGADRFLIVGVQKKTPHEIWLVELSADADTMAQGRKKYLRLLTALVQQREGALAA, from the coding sequence ATGTTTTCCAACCTGCAAGCTCACCCCGGCCTGACCCAGGCCCAGCACCGCGCCCTGCCCCACGTCAGCAACACCGACCTGAGTACCCTCAAAGCCGAATTGCTGGGCCAGCTCCGCACCCCCAACCCACAGGCCCTGACCTTCGGCGCTTCCTTCCACGAGGCCGTGCTGGAGCCTCACCAGTACGCCGCTCCCCAATTGCCCCCGGCTCAGCTGCGCCTGCTCGACGGCCTGGCCGCCGCCGTGCGCCGCCACCGCTACTGCCGCGACCTACTCTACCGCGGCACCCCCGAGTTGACGCACACGGCCACCCACCAGGAAACTGGCCTGACCGTCAAAATCCGCCCCGACCTGCTGCTGACCACGCCCCGCCTCGGTCGCCGGGTGCTCGTAGACTTCAAAACTACCAGCTGCCAGGACTATGCCCGCTTCGTCGCCACCGTCGAGCAGTACGATTACGACCGCCAGGCCGCTTTCTACTCCGACGTGCTGGGTGCTGACCGCTTCCTGATTGTAGGGGTGCAGAAGAAGACCCCGCATGAAATCTGGCTGGTCGAGTTATCCGCCGACGCCGACACGATGGCCCAGGGCCGCAAGAAGTATCTGCGCTTACTGACCGCATTGGTTCAACAGCGCGAAGGCGCTTTAGCAGCTTGA
- a CDS encoding IS110 family RNA-guided transposase, with translation MAASSPPVLLKYVVGIDIAKATFAACLGSIDTTQRLRLGKVAVFANDAAGFEALQRWVASGQTVPACPLWYVVEATGVYYEELAYYLSARQQALSVLLPNKVKHFARSTEQKSKTDALDARLLCRLGLERQLPAWQPLTPAMRQLRSLSRERAALRTQAAQTKTRAHAYAHSYEPDPLALTRLQQRQALFEEQMQAIDEQTAQVVAATPELARKLAQLTSVPGIALLTAVTIVAETSGFALVENERQLASYAGLDVVQRQSGNLARPTAISKRGNARLRTALYLPAVSSLRYNEQQKAFYARLRARSPNGKVGVVAVMRKLLLLTYSLWKNDQSYDPAYHPATAPAQKVAPTPEGAEATQDVPTGTPLEALS, from the coding sequence ATGGCCGCCTCTTCCCCACCCGTGTTGCTCAAGTATGTCGTCGGCATCGACATTGCCAAGGCCACGTTTGCCGCCTGCCTGGGCAGCATCGACACCACCCAACGCCTGCGTCTGGGCAAAGTGGCTGTGTTTGCCAACGATGCCGCCGGCTTCGAGGCGCTGCAACGCTGGGTGGCCTCGGGGCAAACGGTGCCCGCCTGTCCGCTCTGGTACGTGGTCGAAGCCACGGGCGTGTACTACGAAGAATTGGCCTACTACCTGAGCGCCCGCCAGCAGGCCTTAAGCGTACTGTTGCCCAACAAAGTCAAGCACTTTGCCCGTAGCACCGAGCAGAAAAGCAAAACCGACGCGTTGGATGCGCGCCTGCTCTGCCGCCTGGGGCTGGAGCGCCAGCTACCGGCCTGGCAGCCGCTCACCCCGGCCATGCGGCAGCTTCGCTCGCTCAGCCGCGAGCGGGCCGCCTTGCGCACGCAGGCCGCGCAGACCAAAACCCGCGCCCATGCCTACGCCCATAGCTACGAGCCCGATCCGCTGGCCCTGACCCGCTTGCAGCAGCGGCAGGCGCTGTTCGAGGAGCAGATGCAGGCCATTGACGAACAGACGGCGCAAGTGGTGGCGGCCACCCCGGAGTTAGCCCGCAAGCTGGCCCAGCTCACGAGTGTACCGGGTATTGCCCTGCTGACGGCCGTGACCATCGTGGCCGAAACCAGCGGCTTCGCCCTGGTCGAGAATGAGCGGCAGTTAGCGTCGTATGCCGGCTTGGACGTAGTGCAGCGGCAAAGCGGCAACCTGGCCCGCCCGACGGCCATCTCCAAACGTGGCAACGCTCGCTTGCGCACGGCCCTCTACCTGCCGGCCGTGAGCAGCCTGCGCTACAACGAGCAGCAAAAAGCGTTTTACGCCCGGCTGCGGGCCCGCTCTCCCAATGGCAAGGTGGGCGTAGTGGCCGTGATGCGCAAACTGCTGCTGCTGACGTATTCGCTCTGGAAAAACGACCAGTCGTATGACCCGGCGTATCATCCGGCGACGGCACCAGCCCAAAAAGTAGCCCCAACGCCCGAAGGAGCTGAGGCTACGCAGGATGTACCCACAGGCACTCCTTTGGAAGCCTTAAGCTAA